The sequence below is a genomic window from Leptotrichia trevisanii DSM 22070.
ATTTACGTTTTAAAAGGGGGACTTGCCCCCATTCATTTTTAATTTTTATTTTGTCTAAATGAATCAAACATATTTTTTGCATTACTATATAAAACCTTGACTTCATAAGGCTTTACATTAATCTGAATTTTTTTATCAGAAATTGCATAATTTTCCTTTAAATTCAGCTGATTTCTATAAAATCCAAATAATTTTGGTACTTGCAATGACAATGGATATTCATCTGCTCCATTATTTACCACAATTATCATTGATTCATTTCCGTCTGAAATTTCATAGGAAATAAAGTCTGTATTTGGCCTTGCTGGTGTAAAATCACGCCCTTGATACAGTTTTGCCCGTCTGTTCTGATCTGCTAAATAGGCTGATATTTCTGAATCTATACGCCCTTTTGTTTTAGAATCGCTGTAAACCTCTAAAATTCTTAATTTCCCATTTTTAAATAGATTTTTATGTTCCTTTCTGATTTTTAGTAATGCTTTGTAATGATTTTCAATGTCAGTATTGCTGTTTACAGGATATGAAATCCATTTCTGAACTTCATTTACTTCTACAACGTTAGGAAAACTTCTAAGTCTATCCTTATATTTGCTTATGTTATCTGTTTCAGAATCATACGGTTCATAATCTTCCCACAACATCGGCTTTCTATTTCTTGGAGAATCTGCTCCCCACATTCCCTTTTCATCCCCATAATAGATAACTGGTGTCGCAGGCAACATCATTTGCATCGCAACAACTCTTTTCAGTTTACTTACAGCTGTTCCATCGTATAAGTCAGGACGAATATTCAAGTATCCCTGATCCGACTGGTTATTTCTATCGTAAACCCTGTTTGGATTTATCATTCCACTAAAAATTCTGTCCGTATCAAGAGAACCGATAAACACTTGTGTCATATTAAAACGGTTGCTTGAATATCTATTATAAATTTCATTCAGTTTTGTAGCAAATTCCACACCGTCAATTCGATAGCTTGGATTAGTGTTCACGGTATATTTTATAATGTTATTGACAATATTATAATCTGCTCCACTATCATAAATTCCATCTTCAACATCCTTTGTAATACTGTTTGAAACTTCTCCTGTAATAAGCAAATCAGGTTTATATTTTTTCAAATTTTCTGTAATTTGTGCAAGATATTCCTTATTCTCATTGTCATAATAAACATATCTTATCCCATCAATTCCGTCATCATACACATCTTTTTTAAAAGTTTCATCAGGCCCTAAAATCCATTTTTTCATTGCATTTTCAATATAATTCCTAACTTGCGGATTTTTTAAGTCAAGCACAGTATCCTTTAGATACCAGTCAGAAAATTCCTTGTTATTTCTGGCAAAAAATCTGTTTGATGTTGTGTCAGGAGCTACTTCCAGTACCACTTTCAGCCCTTTCTGGTGAGCCTGTTTTACAAGGCTTGCCAATTGTAAATCAGAATCTGTCCAAATCCAGCTCTTTACATTCAGTAAATCTTCATCAAGTAAATTTTTATCTGTTTCAGGATTGAAAATAAGTAAGTTTAATTCCTTATCCCCATTGTTATTGTGGACTTTTGCCTTTATGTCAAGCCCTTTCGATGTTCCAGTCTGCTCTATGTAGCCAAAATACGGATCCACGTGATTAAAGTAAATCGTGTCGTATTTATGATTTGAAAGTGAATAAAATGGCGATGATAAAATTATGTATTCCACACCAAGATTTTTTATGT
It includes:
- a CDS encoding alpha-amylase family glycosyl hydrolase, which produces MSFKLKMKVLLFLVSSVVSFSVQNENFQANIKNNDVNNREDYLISAAKRKNKNKQESDENSGNNETGENLENSTESLKYSQRNDGIIDLNSLVHREDSEFRVLNGTNVKIMLRTKNNDVYSAEVVYNGGKKMMRGIGNYGGNEIFMAEIPSNVSSYYFVLTDDKTKYYMGRNITKNPANVEKFEYSRSTKLTTIPEWARGSVGYQIYIDSFRNGDVDNDAIFNEFGTDDFSEPTGEIRSGTSKKDLVLAYWGGNEKPQFSLNEWNSNYEEKNEWEENTLNDVQNYTRYYGGDLQGIIDKLDYIKNLGVEYIILSSPFYSLSNHKYDTIYFNHVDPYFGYIEQTGTSKGLDIKAKVHNNNGDKELNLLIFNPETDKNLLDEDLLNVKSWIWTDSDLQLASLVKQAHQKGLKVVLEVAPDTTSNRFFARNNKEFSDWYLKDTVLDLKNPQVRNYIENAMKKWILGPDETFKKDVYDDGIDGIRYVYYDNENKEYLAQITENLKKYKPDLLITGEVSNSITKDVEDGIYDSGADYNIVNNIIKYTVNTNPSYRIDGVEFATKLNEIYNRYSSNRFNMTQVFIGSLDTDRIFSGMINPNRVYDRNNQSDQGYLNIRPDLYDGTAVSKLKRVVAMQMMLPATPVIYYGDEKGMWGADSPRNRKPMLWEDYEPYDSETDNISKYKDRLRSFPNVVEVNEVQKWISYPVNSNTDIENHYKALLKIRKEHKNLFKNGKLRILEVYSDSKTKGRIDSEISAYLADQNRRAKLYQGRDFTPARPNTDFISYEISDGNESMIIVVNNGADEYPLSLQVPKLFGFYRNQLNLKENYAISDKKIQINVKPYEVKVLYSNAKNMFDSFRQNKN